One genomic segment of Sminthopsis crassicaudata isolate SCR6 chromosome 4, ASM4859323v1, whole genome shotgun sequence includes these proteins:
- the LOC141540844 gene encoding olfactory receptor 10R2-like has product MIPSANFTRINEFLLLGFSYLQEKQLMLFPFFLCLYLLILSGNITTVTAIFMEHKLHTPMYYFLSILSISETFYTFVILPKMLLNLLSVLRTISFINCAVQMFFFAGLAVNNCLLLGVMGYDRYAAICHPLRYPILMSWRVCGQLSITCGILGFMTALIMVNLIFNLPFCNSNKVNHYFCDISPVIRLACTNSETREFVIFILGALVLLIPFFFICISYLYILKTIMKIPSTEGKKKAFSTCASHLTVVIIHYGCASFIYLRPSASYISNKDRIATVTYTVITPLLNPIVYSLRNKDVQMAIRKVLSRKFHLK; this is encoded by the coding sequence ATGATTCCTTCAGCCAACTTTACCAGGATTAATGAGTTCCTGTTGTTGGGCTTCTCTTATCTCCAGGAAAAGCAgcttatgcttttcccattcttcctttgTCTTTATCTGCTCATTCTGAGTGGGAACATCACTACAGTGACTGCCATCTTCATGGAACACAAACTTCACACTCCAATGTACTACTTCCTGAGTATCCTTTCTATCTCTGAGACTTTCTATACCTTTGTCATCCTGCCCAAGATGCTCCTTAACCTTCTTTCTGTGCTCAGGACTATTTCCTTCATCAATTGTGCTGTCCAGATGTTCTTCTTTGCTGGCTTGGCTGTCAACAACTGCCTGCTGCTTGGGGTGATGGGTTATGACCGCTATGCTGCTATTTGCCACCCTCTGCGCTACCCAATTCTCATGAGCTGGCGGGTATGTGGGCAGCTGTCAATCACTTGTGGCATTTTAGGTTTTATGACCGCACTAATTATGGTTAATTTGATCTTTAATCTCCCCTTTTGTAATTCCAACAAAGTCAACCACTACTTCTGTGATATTTCACCTGTTATTAGGCTTGCCTGTACAAACTCAGAAACTCgtgaatttgtcattttcatcCTTGGTGCTCTCGTACTTCTGatcccatttttctttatttgtatttcctaTCTCTATATATTGAAAACCATCATGAAAATCCCCTCaacagaagggaagaaaaaggccTTCTCTACATGTGCTTCTCATCTCACAGTGGTAATCATTCACTATGGCTGTGCTTCCTTCATCTACCTGAGACCCTCAGCCAGTTATATTTCCAACAAGGACCGCATAGCCACAGTGACATATACTGTCATCACACCTCTGTTGAATCCCATAGTGTATAGCCTCAGAAATAAAGATGTACAAATGGCCATCAGGAAAGTGTTGAGCaggaaatttcacttaaaatga